From Cellulomonas dongxiuzhuiae, the proteins below share one genomic window:
- a CDS encoding flotillin family protein: MVDFFQDGATILAVGALVIAFVAVIALITKRIRRVPPNEALVIVGRGAGRNAAVDGGQRVVVGGRVFVWPVLQQGFPISLEQRQIGITVEGVDKNRIKLAIKASINFKVRGDEEGVRRAAQRFLSQQATLNDVIKESLEGSLRAIIGDMTIEQIISDRKSLQDAVVSSTKSDLAEQGLQVDLLNISDISTPGSDYLSNLGRAEAARARQVAEVKEAEAQQVSEFAKIQAMESIAERQRDLALKQAGIKAETDRANAEANAAGQLARAEQDKLVALQERDALAEKAKVTEEQLDIDIRKPAEASAYAAVQHANAERDAANAAAEADAYRRMKVAEANKIATVQDAEAAAEATIRAGNAERDRQLAEAKALEALGAARASATRAEGLAQADATRAQAEALREQGQAVLAQQVIALLPEIVRAAAEPIGSIDQLTVVSTDGASAMTRTVGQVLGEGQEVIKSLTGLDLHALIAGIADTTVGANGTSNHSA; the protein is encoded by the coding sequence ATGGTCGACTTCTTTCAGGACGGTGCCACGATCCTGGCCGTCGGTGCGCTCGTCATCGCGTTCGTCGCGGTCATCGCGCTCATCACCAAGCGCATCCGGCGGGTGCCGCCCAACGAGGCGCTCGTCATCGTCGGGCGCGGGGCCGGCCGCAACGCAGCCGTCGACGGCGGGCAGCGCGTCGTCGTCGGTGGGCGTGTGTTCGTGTGGCCCGTGCTCCAGCAGGGCTTCCCGATCTCGCTCGAGCAGCGCCAGATCGGCATCACCGTCGAGGGCGTCGACAAGAACCGCATCAAGCTCGCCATCAAGGCGTCGATCAACTTCAAGGTCCGCGGCGACGAGGAGGGCGTGCGGCGCGCCGCGCAGCGCTTCCTGTCCCAGCAGGCGACGCTCAACGACGTCATCAAGGAGTCCCTCGAGGGCTCCCTGCGCGCGATCATCGGCGACATGACGATCGAGCAGATCATCAGCGACCGCAAGTCGCTGCAGGACGCCGTCGTCAGCTCCACCAAGTCCGACCTCGCCGAGCAGGGTCTGCAGGTCGACCTGCTCAACATCTCCGACATCTCGACGCCCGGCTCCGACTACCTGTCCAACCTGGGCCGCGCGGAGGCCGCGCGTGCCCGGCAGGTCGCCGAGGTCAAGGAGGCCGAGGCGCAGCAGGTCTCCGAGTTCGCGAAGATCCAGGCGATGGAGTCGATCGCCGAGCGCCAGCGCGACCTCGCGCTGAAGCAGGCGGGGATCAAGGCGGAGACCGACCGCGCCAACGCCGAGGCCAACGCGGCCGGGCAGCTCGCGCGTGCCGAGCAGGACAAGCTCGTGGCCCTGCAGGAGCGTGACGCGCTGGCCGAGAAGGCGAAGGTCACCGAGGAGCAGCTCGACATCGACATCCGCAAGCCGGCCGAGGCGTCCGCGTACGCCGCGGTGCAGCACGCCAACGCCGAGCGTGACGCCGCCAACGCGGCCGCCGAGGCGGACGCGTACCGCCGCATGAAGGTCGCCGAGGCGAACAAGATCGCCACGGTCCAGGACGCCGAGGCCGCGGCCGAGGCGACCATCCGCGCGGGCAACGCCGAGCGCGACCGTCAGCTCGCCGAGGCCAAGGCGCTCGAGGCGCTGGGTGCGGCCCGCGCGTCCGCCACCCGCGCCGAGGGTCTCGCGCAGGCCGACGCGACCCGCGCGCAGGCCGAGGCGCTGCGGGAGCAGGGCCAGGCCGTCCTCGCGCAGCAGGTCATCGCGCTGCTGCCGGAGATCGTCCGGGCCGCGGCCGAGCCCATCGGCTCGATCGACCAGCTCACGGTCGTCTCGACCGACGGGGCGTCGGCCATGACGCGGACCGTCGGCCAGGTGCTCGGCGAGGGCCAGGAGGTCATCAAGTCCCTCACGGGCCTGGACCTCCACGCGCTCATCGCCGGCATCGCGGACACGACGGTCGGGGCGAACGGGACGTCGAACCACTCGGCCTGA
- a CDS encoding M50 family metallopeptidase, with translation MSAGGPGGAVAALLVTSTPSGADGLAGLWEQVTTPQPAPGRVTVLVVGGAVLLALTVPFVWHLLRHGLTIVHEAAHAAVAVLAGRRLSGIRVHSDTSGLTVSRGRPRGPGMVATVAAGYPGPAVLGVAAAWLLSRGYALGVLWLLLVVVVLVLLQIRNWYGLWAVLVSGLALVAVTLWAPAQVQTVVAAGLTWFFLLGAPRAVLEMQVQRSRLRRRGGRDESDAGLLAGLTHVPAILWVGVFLLVCGALLALGGAWLLAVWPVA, from the coding sequence GTGAGCGCAGGTGGACCGGGCGGGGCCGTCGCGGCGCTGCTCGTGACGTCGACGCCCTCCGGTGCCGACGGCCTCGCGGGCCTGTGGGAGCAGGTCACCACCCCGCAGCCCGCGCCGGGCCGCGTCACCGTGCTCGTGGTCGGTGGTGCCGTGCTGCTCGCCCTCACGGTCCCGTTCGTCTGGCACCTCCTGCGCCACGGCCTGACGATCGTCCACGAGGCCGCGCACGCCGCGGTCGCGGTGCTGGCCGGGCGGCGGCTGTCGGGCATCCGGGTGCACTCCGACACCTCGGGTCTCACGGTCTCGCGCGGGCGTCCCCGCGGTCCGGGCATGGTCGCGACGGTCGCCGCCGGCTACCCCGGCCCGGCCGTGCTCGGCGTGGCGGCCGCGTGGCTGCTGTCCCGCGGCTACGCGCTCGGCGTGCTGTGGCTGCTGCTGGTGGTGGTCGTCCTCGTGCTGCTGCAGATCCGCAACTGGTACGGGCTGTGGGCGGTCCTCGTGAGCGGGCTCGCGCTGGTGGCGGTGACCCTGTGGGCGCCGGCGCAGGTGCAGACGGTGGTGGCCGCGGGCCTCACCTGGTTCTTCCTGCTGGGCGCGCCGCGCGCCGTCCTGGAGATGCAGGTGCAGCGCAGCCGGCTGCGCCGGCGGGGCGGCCGCGACGAGTCCGACGCGGGACTGCTCGCGGGGCTCACGCACGTGCCGGCGATCCTCTGGGTGGGGGTGTTCCTGCTCGTCTGCGGTGCGCTGCTCGCGCTCGGCGGGGCATGGCTGCTGGCGGTCTGGCCAGTGGCCTGA
- a CDS encoding nitroreductase family deazaflavin-dependent oxidoreductase, with protein sequence MPLTGEYAPSPDDWARQQAELYESSAGTEGTTLNGRPVIVLTTLGAKSGKLRKTPLMRVEHEGEYAVVASKGGAPEHPTWFHNLTANPRVELQDGPVKKDYDAHLATGDERAVWWQRAVATWPAYDEYQAKTDREIPVFVLTPVED encoded by the coding sequence ATGCCCCTCACCGGTGAGTACGCCCCCAGCCCCGACGACTGGGCCCGCCAGCAGGCCGAGCTCTACGAGTCCTCCGCAGGGACCGAGGGCACGACGCTCAACGGCCGTCCCGTCATCGTCCTGACCACGCTCGGCGCGAAGAGCGGCAAGCTGCGCAAGACGCCGCTCATGCGCGTCGAGCACGAGGGCGAGTACGCGGTCGTCGCCTCCAAGGGCGGCGCCCCGGAGCACCCCACGTGGTTTCACAACCTCACGGCGAACCCGCGCGTCGAGCTGCAGGACGGCCCCGTGAAGAAGGACTACGACGCGCACCTCGCCACGGGCGACGAGCGCGCCGTGTGGTGGCAGCGCGCGGTCGCGACGTGGCCCGCGTACGACGAGTACCAGGCGAAGACGGACCGCGAGATCCCCGTCTTCGTGCTCACGCCCGTCGAGGACTGA
- a CDS encoding amino acid permease, which translates to MTSTDARRAGGPRGILRRRSVEDAMAVVGDPDRRLRRTLGAWDLAVMGVAVAVGAGIFSVGATAAARYAGPSVIVSFVIASVVCALAIMCYAEFASTMPVAGSAYTYSYTTMGEFIAWIIGWDLILEMLLASAVIAKFWGVYLSDAFALFGVDLPPTVAVGGADVAWGPVLIVAVFTTLLAIGTRLSSRVNSVFTILKVGITLFVIVAGFFYVKAENWSPFVPPSQPAPEGTGALHQPLTGFLLGLEPSMYGVMGILSGAALVFFAFIGFDVVATTAEETRNPQRAVPRGILGGLALVTVLYVLVTVVVTGMVSYTELAASDSPSLTTAFVLVGADWAGRVISVGIVLGLTSVLMVLLLGLTRVVFAMSRDGLLPRAMSRTSRRFGTPLWLQVGAGVIVALIAGLSEVELLEEMINIGTLSAFVLVSFGVPLLRRSRPDLPRGFRVPFSPVLPIISGLACIWLMLNLTTLTWLRFLVWVVVGAVIYFGYSYRHSMLGRGVPAPALAEDVERP; encoded by the coding sequence ATGACGTCGACGGACGCACGGCGCGCAGGCGGACCGCGCGGGATCCTGCGTCGCAGGTCGGTCGAGGACGCGATGGCGGTGGTCGGCGACCCGGACCGCCGGCTGCGGCGCACGCTCGGCGCGTGGGACCTGGCGGTCATGGGGGTCGCGGTCGCCGTGGGCGCGGGGATCTTCTCCGTCGGCGCGACGGCCGCCGCCCGGTACGCCGGGCCGTCGGTGATCGTCTCGTTCGTCATCGCCTCGGTCGTGTGCGCGCTGGCGATCATGTGCTACGCCGAGTTCGCGTCGACGATGCCCGTGGCCGGCTCGGCGTACACGTACTCCTACACGACGATGGGCGAGTTCATCGCCTGGATCATCGGGTGGGACCTCATCCTCGAGATGCTGCTGGCGTCGGCCGTCATCGCGAAGTTCTGGGGCGTGTACCTGTCGGACGCGTTCGCGCTGTTCGGCGTCGACCTGCCGCCGACCGTCGCGGTCGGGGGTGCCGACGTCGCCTGGGGGCCGGTCCTCATCGTCGCCGTCTTCACGACGCTGCTCGCGATCGGCACACGCCTGAGCTCGCGCGTGAACAGCGTCTTCACGATCCTCAAGGTGGGCATCACGCTGTTCGTGATCGTCGCCGGCTTCTTCTACGTCAAGGCCGAGAACTGGTCGCCGTTCGTGCCGCCGTCGCAGCCCGCGCCCGAGGGCACGGGCGCGCTGCACCAGCCCCTCACGGGCTTCCTGCTCGGCCTCGAGCCGAGCATGTACGGCGTCATGGGCATCCTGTCCGGTGCCGCCCTGGTGTTCTTCGCGTTCATCGGCTTCGACGTCGTCGCGACCACGGCCGAGGAGACGAGGAACCCGCAGCGCGCGGTGCCGCGCGGCATCCTCGGCGGCCTCGCGCTCGTCACCGTGCTGTACGTCCTGGTGACGGTCGTCGTCACGGGCATGGTCAGCTACACCGAGCTCGCCGCGTCGGACTCCCCGTCGCTGACGACCGCCTTCGTGCTCGTCGGCGCCGACTGGGCCGGGCGCGTGATCTCCGTGGGCATCGTCCTGGGCCTGACGAGCGTCCTCATGGTGCTGCTGCTGGGCCTGACGCGCGTGGTCTTCGCGATGAGCCGTGACGGGCTGCTGCCGCGCGCGATGTCCCGCACGTCGCGCCGCTTCGGGACGCCGCTGTGGCTGCAGGTGGGCGCCGGCGTGATCGTCGCGCTCATCGCCGGGCTCTCGGAGGTCGAGCTGCTCGAGGAGATGATCAACATCGGGACGCTGTCGGCGTTCGTGCTCGTCAGCTTCGGGGTCCCGCTGCTGCGCCGCTCGCGGCCCGACCTCCCGCGCGGCTTCCGGGTGCCGTTCTCGCCGGTCCTGCCGATCATCTCGGGGCTGGCGTGCATCTGGCTGATGCTCAACCTGACGACGCTGACCTGGCTGCGGTTCCTCGTGTGGGTCGTGGTCGGGGCCGTCATCTACTTCGGGTACTCCTACCGCCACTCGATGCTGGGCCGCGGCGTGCCCGCGCCGGCCCTGGCCGAGGACGTCGAGCGCCCCTGA
- a CDS encoding HNH endonuclease family protein has product MTDLLTSVRAAGARRSLPRRGRPRWPWVLVLLLGLAAGLGTPVVLDAQAAAQHPVSAGDLAAGRAALGTLAVKGRAPRTGYDRDEFGPSWADVDRNGCDTRNDVLRRDLVDLTVKPGTQDCVVLRGTLTDPYTGETIAFTRGERSADVQIDHVVALADAWQKGAQGWTDEKRRQFANDPANLLAVDGGANQSKGAGDAATWLPPNRGYRCAYALRQTAVKAGYGLWVTQAEHDALARAIDRCVVAG; this is encoded by the coding sequence GTGACCGACCTCCTCACCTCCGTGCGGGCCGCCGGCGCGCGTCGGTCCCTCCCGCGCCGCGGCCGTCCCCGCTGGCCCTGGGTGCTCGTGCTGCTGCTCGGACTCGCCGCCGGGCTCGGCACGCCCGTGGTGCTCGACGCCCAGGCGGCCGCGCAGCACCCCGTCAGCGCCGGTGACCTGGCCGCGGGACGCGCCGCGCTGGGCACGCTCGCCGTCAAGGGTCGCGCCCCCCGCACCGGGTACGACCGCGACGAGTTCGGGCCCTCCTGGGCGGACGTGGACCGCAACGGCTGCGACACGCGCAACGACGTCCTGCGGCGGGACCTCGTCGACCTCACCGTCAAGCCGGGGACGCAGGACTGCGTCGTCCTGCGCGGCACGCTCACCGACCCGTACACGGGCGAGACGATCGCGTTCACGCGCGGCGAGCGCTCGGCCGACGTGCAGATCGACCACGTCGTCGCGCTGGCGGACGCGTGGCAGAAGGGCGCGCAGGGCTGGACCGACGAGAAGCGCCGCCAGTTCGCCAACGACCCCGCGAACCTCCTGGCCGTCGACGGCGGCGCCAACCAGAGCAAGGGCGCGGGCGACGCCGCGACGTGGCTGCCCCCGAACCGCGGGTACCGCTGCGCGTACGCGCTGCGGCAGACCGCCGTGAAGGCCGGCTACGGCCTGTGGGTCACGCAGGCCGAGCACGACGCGCTCGCACGCGCGATCGACCGGTGCGTCGTCGCGGGCTGA
- a CDS encoding IclR family transcriptional regulator, which produces MSTTPDVEARPGRNESLSLRRALALLDVCAAETDPAGLTAAEIGRRLDVHKSTVLRLAAPLLESELLRRDAVSGRFRLGPGALRLGHAYLASLDIESVAASALDDLARTSGCTSVLAVPDGLQVRLAGHRSAPGSAGRTAGRLPATVPLHCSASGKAILSVSGAALVERAVAGGLRSVTTRSITDPGELRAELLRTRRRGFAVDDRELDPDIRAVAAPVLDHTGDVVGALTLVAPAARMPAAAVQEHARSVVLAARAVSRRLGGAIGPRNVGGSGEDLQARRGA; this is translated from the coding sequence GTGAGCACAACTCCCGACGTCGAAGCGCGCCCGGGCCGCAACGAGTCGCTCTCCCTGCGTCGGGCACTCGCACTGCTCGACGTGTGCGCGGCGGAGACGGACCCCGCCGGTCTGACCGCCGCAGAGATCGGCCGCCGGCTCGACGTCCACAAGTCCACCGTCCTGCGACTGGCCGCCCCTCTGCTCGAGTCCGAGCTGCTGCGCCGCGACGCCGTGAGCGGTCGCTTCCGGCTCGGCCCCGGCGCCCTGCGCCTGGGGCACGCGTACCTCGCGAGCCTCGACATCGAGTCGGTCGCCGCGAGCGCGCTCGACGACCTCGCACGCACGAGCGGCTGCACGTCGGTCCTCGCCGTGCCCGACGGCCTGCAGGTCCGCCTCGCGGGCCACCGGTCGGCGCCCGGGTCCGCCGGCCGCACCGCGGGCCGCCTGCCGGCCACCGTCCCGCTGCACTGCTCCGCGAGCGGCAAGGCGATCCTGTCGGTCTCCGGCGCCGCGCTCGTCGAGCGTGCCGTCGCCGGTGGGCTGCGGTCGGTGACGACCCGCTCGATCACGGACCCCGGCGAGCTGCGCGCCGAGCTCCTGCGCACGCGCCGCCGCGGGTTCGCCGTCGACGACCGCGAGCTCGACCCCGACATCCGGGCGGTGGCCGCACCCGTCCTCGACCACACCGGCGACGTCGTCGGCGCGCTGACGCTCGTCGCGCCGGCCGCGCGGATGCCCGCCGCCGCCGTGCAGGAGCACGCGCGCAGCGTCGTCCTCGCAGCCCGTGCCGTCTCACGGCGGCTGGGCGGCGCGATCGGGCCGCGCAACGTCGGTGGGTCGGGCGAGGACCTGCAGGCCCGCCGGGGCGCGTGA
- a CDS encoding NfeD family protein: MTVFLVIGGIGLVLLLASLVFGDVFESFDIGEGGFSGIAAGVGAVVFGASGVIALAADLPLVWAYVIGVGFAVLAFAVAQRVIKQLSDTEDGPPPPLDGAFGMTTATTGPSGGEVRLEGVRDLEARLAWAEEEIAAGTRVVVVAVSGSRVQVRPA, from the coding sequence GTGACCGTCTTCCTCGTCATCGGCGGCATCGGCCTCGTCCTGCTGCTCGCGTCGCTCGTCTTCGGCGACGTCTTCGAGTCGTTCGACATCGGTGAGGGTGGCTTCTCCGGCATCGCCGCGGGTGTCGGTGCCGTGGTCTTCGGTGCGAGCGGCGTCATCGCGCTCGCCGCGGACCTGCCCCTGGTGTGGGCGTACGTCATCGGTGTCGGCTTCGCGGTGCTCGCCTTCGCGGTCGCGCAGCGCGTGATCAAGCAGCTGTCCGATACCGAGGACGGGCCGCCGCCGCCGCTCGACGGCGCCTTCGGCATGACGACCGCCACCACGGGGCCGTCCGGGGGTGAGGTGCGGCTGGAGGGCGTGCGCGACCTCGAGGCGCGGCTCGCGTGGGCCGAGGAGGAGATCGCGGCGGGCACGCGTGTCGTCGTGGTCGCCGTCTCGGGCTCGCGCGTGCAGGTCCGCCCCGCGTGA
- a CDS encoding AAA family ATPase, with protein MHLRSLTLQAIGPFAARHTVDLDALGASGLFLLEGPTGSGKSTLIDAIVFALYGKVAGADASDERLRSAYAADDVESVVDLVFEVPSGVYRVRRTPAYQRAKRRGTGTTTAQASVKAWRLPADVDLTGAPEGLDGVGVLLGTRLDEVGAELQRAVGLDRLQFVQTVVLPQGEFARFLRAGGEERRVLLQKIFGTEVYEQMQQRLAALRAEAARTVEASRTRLGQAVAHLLGACALGPDEQTAVRVALDEAVVGAPVAERVAQVVLATTAALDAAADALAHEAAAARTTWDAARADLEHARATAALAARRDALRNERTALEAAAAQHEDDVRRLARGRAAAAVRPLLTGWQDAWAAHEAAAKALVAASDASPADLLPAGPDLAELVEARVSGRGAAPGGDGGGRDDLAGVLDAWRPHLRAQRTAAADAAAELRRTVDAEAGLNGRRRAVRELAAALDDLRTELDAAAVWLAGRPAERAALEQQRDDARLRAGQGDAAETACAAARVLVADVAALTAARAELAEAQSEVAAAAGAAQAAVTAEAALRTARVAGLAGELAAGLVDGAACPVCGACEHPAPASVGADHVTAERVLEAEQVRATAEAAVAAVGARRARLAERVDGLAARTGDHDATTAVDALRTAQDAVAAVAAATAQVADLDARIAAHDAATRRREQLRDEVQAQVHGAELTLEAERDALGRTEAEVVEARAGHPTVAARHATLDARARQAAALLDCLDVERAAAADAGRRRHELDLALAEHGFDDDDAARDGWCPPHVLTDLDRRVLAHTADAARVAAGLSDPEVVALPEDVAADVTATQAAESAARRAADDVEGRARVAASRAESAGEAAARVRHAADALDAAVAAAAPVTRMANLASGTGSDNAHALSLATYVLGRRFEDVVAAANERLAVMSDGRYELVRSDEKEDVRTRAVGLAMRVVDHRTERARDPRTLSGGETFYVSLCLALGMADVVTAEAGGVELGTLFVDEGFGALDPHVLDQVLGELGRLRQGGRVVGIVSHVEALKQAVADRIEVRPTPAGPSTLTVLAG; from the coding sequence ATGCACCTGCGCTCGCTCACCCTCCAGGCCATCGGGCCGTTCGCCGCCCGGCACACCGTCGACCTGGACGCGCTCGGCGCGTCGGGCCTGTTCCTGCTCGAGGGCCCCACGGGGTCCGGCAAGTCCACGCTCATCGACGCGATCGTCTTCGCGCTGTACGGCAAGGTCGCGGGAGCCGACGCGTCGGACGAGCGGCTGCGCTCCGCCTACGCGGCCGACGACGTGGAGAGCGTCGTCGACCTCGTCTTCGAGGTGCCCTCCGGGGTGTACCGGGTGCGCCGCACGCCCGCCTACCAGCGGGCCAAGCGTCGCGGCACCGGCACGACGACCGCGCAGGCGAGCGTGAAGGCGTGGCGGCTGCCGGCCGATGTCGACCTGACCGGGGCACCCGAGGGCCTCGACGGCGTCGGCGTGCTGCTCGGCACTCGGCTGGACGAGGTCGGGGCCGAGCTGCAGCGGGCCGTCGGGCTGGACCGTCTGCAGTTCGTCCAGACCGTCGTGCTGCCGCAGGGCGAGTTCGCGCGGTTCCTGCGCGCGGGCGGCGAGGAGCGGCGCGTCCTGCTGCAGAAGATCTTCGGCACGGAGGTCTACGAGCAGATGCAGCAGCGCCTCGCCGCGCTGCGCGCCGAGGCCGCCCGGACGGTCGAGGCGTCCCGCACCCGGCTGGGGCAGGCGGTCGCGCACCTGCTCGGTGCGTGCGCGCTGGGGCCCGACGAGCAGACCGCGGTCCGCGTCGCGCTCGACGAGGCGGTCGTGGGGGCGCCGGTCGCGGAGCGCGTCGCGCAGGTGGTCCTCGCGACCACCGCGGCGCTGGACGCCGCGGCCGACGCGCTCGCGCACGAGGCCGCCGCCGCGCGCACGACGTGGGACGCCGCGCGGGCCGACCTCGAGCACGCGCGCGCGACGGCCGCACTCGCCGCGCGTCGGGACGCGCTGCGCAACGAGCGGACGGCGCTCGAGGCCGCGGCGGCGCAGCACGAGGACGACGTCCGACGCCTCGCACGGGGGCGTGCCGCGGCGGCCGTGCGTCCGCTGCTCACGGGGTGGCAGGATGCCTGGGCGGCGCACGAGGCCGCGGCCAAGGCGCTCGTCGCGGCGTCGGACGCCTCCCCGGCGGACCTGCTGCCGGCGGGGCCGGACCTCGCGGAGCTGGTCGAGGCGCGGGTGTCCGGGCGGGGTGCCGCGCCCGGCGGGGACGGGGGCGGGCGTGACGACCTCGCGGGCGTCCTCGACGCCTGGCGCCCCCACCTGCGGGCGCAGCGGACGGCCGCGGCGGACGCGGCGGCCGAGCTGCGCCGGACCGTGGACGCCGAGGCCGGGCTGAACGGGCGCCGGCGCGCGGTGCGTGAGCTCGCGGCGGCGCTCGACGACCTGCGCACCGAGCTCGACGCGGCCGCCGTGTGGCTGGCCGGGCGGCCCGCGGAGCGTGCGGCCCTCGAGCAGCAGCGGGACGACGCGCGCCTGCGCGCGGGGCAGGGTGACGCCGCCGAGACGGCGTGCGCCGCGGCACGGGTCCTCGTCGCGGACGTCGCGGCACTGACCGCGGCGCGCGCGGAGCTCGCCGAGGCGCAGTCGGAGGTCGCCGCGGCGGCGGGTGCGGCGCAGGCGGCGGTCACGGCCGAGGCCGCGCTGCGCACCGCGCGGGTCGCGGGTCTCGCCGGCGAGCTGGCCGCGGGGCTCGTCGACGGCGCCGCGTGCCCCGTGTGCGGTGCGTGCGAGCACCCGGCGCCCGCGTCCGTCGGCGCCGACCACGTGACGGCCGAGCGGGTGCTGGAGGCGGAGCAGGTGCGCGCCACGGCCGAGGCAGCGGTCGCCGCGGTGGGTGCCCGCCGCGCGCGGCTGGCGGAGCGGGTCGACGGCCTCGCCGCCCGCACGGGCGACCACGACGCCACCACCGCGGTCGACGCGCTGCGGACCGCGCAGGACGCGGTCGCCGCCGTTGCCGCCGCGACCGCGCAGGTCGCGGACCTGGACGCGCGGATCGCGGCCCACGACGCTGCGACCCGACGCCGCGAGCAGCTGCGTGACGAGGTCCAGGCGCAGGTGCACGGTGCCGAGCTGACCCTGGAGGCGGAGCGCGACGCGCTGGGCCGCACCGAGGCCGAGGTCGTCGAGGCCCGCGCCGGGCACCCGACGGTCGCGGCCCGGCACGCCACGCTGGACGCCCGTGCCCGTCAGGCCGCCGCGCTGCTCGACTGCCTCGACGTCGAGCGCGCGGCGGCCGCTGACGCGGGCCGCCGACGCCACGAGCTGGACCTGGCGCTCGCCGAGCACGGCTTCGACGACGACGACGCGGCCCGTGACGGGTGGTGCCCGCCCCACGTCCTGACCGACCTCGACCGCCGGGTCCTGGCGCACACGGCCGACGCCGCCCGCGTCGCGGCGGGCCTGAGCGACCCCGAGGTCGTCGCGCTGCCGGAGGACGTCGCCGCCGACGTCACGGCGACGCAGGCCGCGGAGAGCGCCGCGCGCCGCGCCGCCGACGACGTCGAGGGCCGCGCCCGCGTCGCCGCGTCACGCGCGGAGTCCGCCGGGGAGGCCGCCGCCCGTGTGCGGCACGCCGCCGACGCGCTGGACGCGGCGGTCGCCGCGGCCGCTCCCGTGACCCGCATGGCCAACCTCGCGTCAGGCACAGGCAGCGACAACGCCCACGCGCTGTCGCTGGCGACGTACGTGCTCGGCCGCCGGTTCGAGGACGTCGTCGCGGCCGCCAACGAGCGGCTCGCGGTCATGTCCGACGGCCGGTACGAGCTCGTGCGGTCCGACGAGAAGGAGGACGTCCGCACGCGGGCCGTCGGCCTGGCGATGCGCGTCGTCGACCACCGCACCGAGCGGGCGCGCGACCCGCGGACCCTGTCCGGCGGCGAGACGTTCTACGTGTCGCTGTGCCTCGCGCTCGGCATGGCGGACGTCGTGACGGCCGAGGCCGGCGGCGTCGAGCTGGGCACGCTCTTCGTCGACGAGGGCTTCGGTGCCCTCGACCCGCACGTCCTCGACCAGGTCCTGGGAGAGCTCGGGCGGCTGCGGCAGGGCGGCCGCGTCGTCGGCATCGTGTCCCACGTCGAGGCGCTCAAGCAGGCCGTCGCCGACCGCATCGAGGTCCGTCCCACGCCCGCGGGTCCCAGCACGCTGACCGTCCTCGCCGGCTGA
- a CDS encoding LmeA family phospholipid-binding protein, with protein MGAKGLVSGVVALGLVAVGVLVADGFARGSAEETAADVLSQQLQVTGDPDVQIRGLLFLPQLLAGSLDDVRATAAGVALEGVEATDVVVDAAGVSLDAPYRVGSVRLEATVPTSSLQQVVAERAQMDVAVDGGVLRASGELFGIPLTAGLLPRVSDGRLLVDVQDVTLGAGTLQLDDLPGDVAERLVGIEVPLDGLPPGVLLEQAVVVPEGVRFTAGGTDVALEELP; from the coding sequence ATGGGCGCCAAGGGACTGGTGAGCGGCGTCGTGGCGCTCGGGCTCGTCGCGGTCGGCGTGCTCGTGGCCGACGGGTTCGCACGCGGCAGCGCCGAGGAGACCGCGGCGGACGTGCTGTCCCAGCAGCTGCAGGTCACCGGCGACCCGGACGTGCAGATCCGGGGGTTGCTGTTCCTGCCCCAGCTCCTCGCCGGCTCGCTGGACGACGTGCGGGCGACCGCCGCGGGGGTCGCGCTCGAGGGTGTCGAGGCGACGGACGTCGTCGTCGACGCCGCGGGGGTCTCCCTCGACGCGCCGTACCGCGTCGGCTCGGTGCGGCTCGAGGCGACCGTCCCCACGTCGTCCCTGCAGCAGGTCGTCGCGGAGCGCGCCCAGATGGACGTCGCCGTGGACGGCGGGGTGCTGCGCGCCTCGGGCGAGCTGTTCGGCATCCCCCTGACGGCGGGCCTCCTGCCGCGCGTGAGCGACGGTCGCCTCCTGGTCGACGTGCAGGACGTCACGCTGGGCGCCGGCACGCTGCAGCTCGACGACCTGCCCGGTGACGTCGCCGAGCGGCTCGTCGGGATCGAGGTGCCGCTCGACGGGCTGCCCCCCGGGGTGCTGCTCGAGCAGGCGGTCGTGGTGCCCGAGGGCGTCAGGTTCACCGCCGGCGGCACCGACGTCGCCCTGGAGGAGCTGCCGTGA